One genomic segment of Candidatus Paceibacterota bacterium includes these proteins:
- the rsmH gene encoding 16S rRNA (cytosine(1402)-N(4))-methyltransferase RsmH gives MIHIPVLQKEVLKYLEPKENENFIDCTLGAGGHAISILSKNKPKGKVLGIEADPFLSQRIKDPRLIVVNDSYINLQKIIKENGFEDFSGILFDLGMSSFHIDKSQRGFSFLKDEMLDMRYNFKSDKGITAEDIVNKYPKEEIELILKKYGEEEFAKKIAKEITEERRKNSIKSTFQLVEVIRKAVPRWYCKRRIHFATKTFQALRIAVNDELENVKKGLSLAIEILPSSGRIVVISFHSLEDRLVKNIFKESKNLKILTKKPVIPLDTEVNENKRARSAKLRAAIKI, from the coding sequence ATGATTCACATTCCTGTTCTTCAAAAAGAAGTTTTAAAATATCTTGAACCGAAGGAGAATGAGAATTTTATTGATTGCACTTTAGGAGCGGGAGGGCATGCAATATCCATCCTTTCTAAAAACAAACCGAAAGGAAAGGTGCTGGGAATTGAAGCGGACCCTTTTTTATCCCAAAGAATAAAAGATCCCCGACTGATTGTTGTTAACGATTCTTATATAAATCTTCAGAAGATAATAAAAGAGAATGGATTTGAAGATTTTTCGGGAATTCTCTTTGACCTTGGAATGTCCAGCTTTCATATAGATAAAAGCCAAAGGGGATTTTCTTTCTTAAAAGATGAGATGCTTGACATGAGATATAATTTTAAAAGCGATAAGGGCATAACGGCAGAAGATATTGTAAATAAATATCCCAAAGAAGAAATTGAATTAATTTTGAAAAAATACGGAGAGGAAGAATTCGCAAAAAAGATTGCAAAAGAAATCACAGAAGAAAGAAGGAAAAATTCAATTAAAAGCACTTTTCAACTGGTAGAAGTTATAAGAAAAGCGGTGCCAAGGTGGTATTGCAAAAGAAGGATTCATTTTGCTACCAAGACCTTTCAGGCGTTAAGAATTGCCGTAAACGATGAACTTGAAAACGTTAAGAAAGGATTATCCTTGGCAATTGAGATTCTTCCATCTTCCGGGCGGATTGTTGTAATTTCCTTTCATTCTTTGGAAGACCGCCTTGTCAAAAATATTTTTAAAGAAAGCAAGAATTTAAAAATTTTAACCAAAAAGCCGGTAATTCCGCTTGATACAGAAGTAAAT
- the mraZ gene encoding division/cell wall cluster transcriptional repressor MraZ produces MFIGEYKYTIDAKKRLALPSKFRKGLGRSLIITKGLENCLVVYTEKEWKIMSDKLGKLPTSQVEARGFARIMLAGAVLVETDKLGRVLIPDYLKSYAGLNKEVVICGLFNRLEIWDDKKWDEYRGKTEEKFAELASKLGDAGI; encoded by the coding sequence ATGTTCATAGGAGAATATAAATATACGATAGATGCCAAGAAGCGCCTGGCTCTTCCTTCAAAGTTCAGAAAAGGGCTTGGCCGTTCTTTAATAATTACAAAAGGTCTTGAAAACTGTCTTGTTGTTTATACGGAGAAAGAATGGAAGATTATGTCGGACAAGCTTGGAAAATTACCGACAAGCCAGGTGGAAGCAAGGGGATTTGCAAGAATAATGCTGGCAGGGGCAGTTTTAGTCGAAACGGATAAATTAGGCAGAGTTCTTATTCCTGATTACCTGAAATCTTATGCAGGACTTAATAAAGAGGTTGTAATTTGCGGCCTTTTCAATCGACTTGAGATTTGGGATGACAAAAAATGGGACGAGTATAGAGGAAAGACAGAAGAAAAATTTGCTGAGCTTGCATCAAAATTGGGAGATGCGGGTATTTAA